In one window of Carassius auratus strain Wakin chromosome 28, ASM336829v1, whole genome shotgun sequence DNA:
- the LOC113047308 gene encoding uncharacterized protein LOC113047308: MKGDVEREYLSPDLNLLRMFRLYKENNPASTAKFWLYRDIFKQQNLSFGQPRSDTCAKCDALFSKLVATTTDGERLKITAKSELHHRKAEKAYTQLQADTEWAKANDDCHVICIDMQGVVYTPNLTHSNVYYQRQLANYNLCIQEMGTDKPPTMCLWHEGIAHRGSIEVASCLLKWAETSFAPLVQAKERKLIIYSDRCCGQNNNWRVLNLMVLLVSRGYFSQIEQKFMVSGHSFLPCDRSFATLDKRRKVSTLHTPSDVAEMIRGARQLHPFKVIEMKCADFRQLPDATLKHPPGFLITSMMWLKVTATDPWCVHTKGSHSLYEGWKHWLITKQRKNQPPPAPLFSTTYARAYEDPLPIKKEKHRDLMKMLAYMPAEAQAFYGTLECEE, translated from the exons ATGAAGGGAGATGTGGAGAGGGAGTACCTGAGCCCTGATTTAAACCTGCTCCGCATGTTCCGCCTGTACAAGGAAAACAATCCAGCATCCACTGCAAAGTTCTGGCTCTATAGGGACATCTTCAAGCAGCAAAACCTCAGTTTTGGGCAGCCAAGAAGTGATACTTGTGCAAAATGTGACGCCCTGTTCTCAAAATTAGTAGCTACTACAACAGATGGAGAAAGGTTGAAGATCACAGCCAAGAGTGAGCTTCACCACCGGAAAGCCGAAAAAGCATACACCCAGTTGCAGGCTGACACAGAGTGGGCCAAAGCCAATGATGACTGCCATGTCATTTGTATCGACATGCAGGGGGTAGTGTACACGCCAAACCTGACACACTCCAACGTGTACTATCAACGGCAGCTGGCCAACTACAACCTCTGTATCCAGGAGATGGGCACTGACAAACCTCCTACAATGTGCCTCTGGCATGAGGGCATCGCTCACAGAGGTTCCATCGAGGTGGCAAGCTGTCTTTTGAAGTGGGCAGAAACATCTTTCGCTCCCCTAGTCCAGGCAAAGGAACGGAAGCTCATCATCTATAGTGACCGATGCTGTGGGCAGAACAACAACTGGCGAGTCCTAAACCTCATGGTCCTACTCGTATCTAGAGGGTACTTCAGTCAGATAGAGCAGAAGTTCATGGTGTCTGGTCACTCCTTCCTTCCCTGTGACCGTTCATTTGCCACACTGGACAAGAGGCGTAAGGTGTCCACACTCCACACCCCCAGCGATGTCGCCGAGATGATCCGTGGAGCCAGGCAGCTGCATCCATTTAAAGTAATTGAGATGAAATGTGCGGACTTCAGGCAGCTCCCTGATGCAACATTAAAGCATCCACCTGGCTTCCTAATCACATCCATGATGTGGTTGAAAGTGACAG CTACTGATCCATGGTGTGTCCACACAAAAGGGAGCCACAGCCTCTACGAGGGATGGAAGCATTGGCTGATCACCAAACAGAGGAAGAATCAACCACCTCCAGCTCCCTTGTTCTCCACCACGTATGCTCGTGCTTACGAGGACCCTTTGCCCATCAAGAAGGAGAAGCACCGTGACCTTATGAAAATGCTAGCCTACATGCCAGCGGAGGCCCAAGCATTTTATGGGACATTAGAATGTGAAGAGTAG